One Paracoccaceae bacterium genomic region harbors:
- a CDS encoding LysR family transcriptional regulator, with protein MSFTLRQLKFFVAAAEAGSVSAAARALSISQSSVTEAIRSLEDDLGVTLFERQARGLRITHRGAAFLRHAQQILSDVALARDAFRAEGEPASGRLSLGVTSLVAGYVLSDILARYRRAFPGVELSVIEETGDYLQHLLIGGELDVAVLLTSSVRDRHAFHVESLLVSPFRLWLPLGHGLAQQESIAREELASHPLIQLMVDEIEEATRALMAAMAVPPRVMFRTRSVEAVRSLVATGAGVALLPGLVYRPWSLEGDRIEIRDVSGDLPTVQVGLAWRRGAPLSAPAHHFVRTAQGAVQGG; from the coding sequence ATGTCGTTCACGCTGCGCCAGCTGAAGTTCTTTGTCGCGGCCGCCGAGGCGGGCAGCGTGTCGGCCGCGGCGCGGGCGCTGTCGATCAGCCAGTCGTCGGTGACCGAGGCGATCCGGTCGCTGGAGGATGACCTTGGCGTCACGCTGTTCGAGCGGCAGGCGCGCGGCCTGCGGATCACCCATCGCGGCGCGGCCTTCCTGCGCCATGCGCAGCAGATCCTGAGCGATGTGGCGCTGGCACGCGATGCGTTCCGCGCCGAGGGCGAACCTGCCAGCGGGCGATTGTCGCTGGGGGTGACGAGCCTGGTGGCGGGCTATGTGCTGTCGGACATCCTGGCGCGGTATCGCCGGGCGTTTCCCGGGGTCGAGCTGAGCGTGATCGAGGAGACCGGCGACTATCTGCAGCACCTGCTGATCGGGGGCGAGCTGGATGTGGCGGTGCTGCTGACCAGTTCGGTGCGCGACCGGCACGCGTTCCATGTGGAATCGCTGCTGGTGTCGCCGTTCCGGCTCTGGCTGCCGCTGGGGCACGGGCTGGCGCAGCAGGAGTCCATCGCGCGGGAGGAACTGGCGAGCCATCCGCTGATCCAGCTGATGGTGGACGAGATCGAGGAGGCGACGCGGGCGCTGATGGCGGCCATGGCGGTGCCGCCCCGGGTGATGTTCCGCACCCGCAGCGTCGAGGCGGTGCGGTCGCTTGTGGCGACGGGGGCGGGGGTGGCGCTGCTGCCGGGGCTGGTCTACCGGCCCTGGTCGCTGGAGGGCGACCGGATCGAGATTCGCGACGTTTCGGGCGATCTGCCGACGGTGCAGGTGGGGCTGGCCTGGCGCCGGGGAGCGCCGCTGTCGGCGCCCGCGCATCATTTCGTGCGCACCGCGCAGGGGGCGGTGCAGGGGGGGTGA
- a CDS encoding TAXI family TRAP transporter solute-binding subunit: protein MTHLVPRALRAALLCATIVAAPVAAKAEQFINILTGGTSGVYYPIGVALSKVYGEGIPGARTQVQSTKASVENLNLLQQGKGEFALTLGDSLKLAWEGDADAGFAAPLTKLRGISAAYPNYIQIAASADSGVTTMADLKGKSLSVGAPKSGTELNARAILTALGMTYDDLGKTEYLPFAESVELMKNRQLDATLQSAGLGVASIKDLATSVPTTIVSIPPEVAETLGAPYLAATIPAGTYQGQTADVQTLAVGNFFVTHEDVDEETAYQMTKLLFENLPELVAAHQAARAISRDAALDGMPVPLHPGAERYYREVGLIQ from the coding sequence ATGACCCATCTCGTTCCGCGCGCCCTGCGCGCCGCGCTGCTTTGCGCCACCATCGTCGCGGCACCCGTGGCGGCCAAGGCCGAACAGTTCATCAACATCCTGACCGGGGGCACCTCGGGCGTCTACTATCCGATCGGCGTCGCGCTCTCGAAGGTCTATGGCGAAGGCATCCCGGGCGCCCGCACCCAGGTGCAGTCCACCAAGGCCAGCGTCGAGAACCTGAACCTGCTGCAACAGGGCAAGGGCGAATTCGCGCTGACGCTGGGCGATTCGCTGAAACTCGCCTGGGAAGGCGACGCCGACGCGGGCTTCGCGGCACCGCTGACCAAGCTGCGCGGCATCTCGGCCGCCTATCCGAACTACATCCAGATCGCGGCCAGCGCCGACAGCGGCGTCACCACGATGGCCGATCTCAAGGGCAAGTCGCTGTCGGTCGGCGCGCCGAAATCGGGCACCGAACTGAACGCCCGCGCGATCCTGACCGCTCTCGGCATGACCTATGACGATCTCGGCAAGACCGAATACCTGCCCTTCGCGGAATCGGTCGAACTGATGAAGAACCGCCAGCTTGACGCCACGCTGCAATCGGCGGGCCTCGGCGTCGCCTCGATCAAGGACCTCGCAACCTCGGTCCCGACCACCATCGTCTCGATCCCGCCCGAAGTGGCCGAGACGCTGGGCGCGCCCTACCTCGCCGCGACCATCCCGGCGGGCACCTACCAGGGCCAGACCGCCGACGTCCAGACGCTGGCCGTGGGCAACTTCTTCGTCACGCATGAGGATGTCGACGAGGAAACCGCCTACCAGATGACCAAGCTGCTGTTCGAGAACCTGCCCGAACTGGTCGCCGCGCACCAGGCCGCCCGCGCCATCAGCCGCGACGCCGCGCTCGACGGCATGCCGGTGCCGCTGCATCCGGGGGCCGAGCGGTATTACCGCGAGGTCGGCCTGATCCAGTAA
- a CDS encoding ABC transporter substrate-binding protein — translation MTSTLTTLLATALAVTPAAAQIAALGTPEGQVNIVAWPGYIERGETMKEFDWVTKFEEASGCKVNVKTANTSDEMVALMNEGGFDLVTASGDASLRLVAGKRVQPVNTDLVPSWSTVDDRLKSAPWHTVDGVHYGVPYMWGPNVLMYNTEVFKDAPPTSWNVVFEEMTLPDGQSNKGRVQAYDGPIHIADAAQYLMFHKPELGITSPYELNEDQYKAALDLLRVQRTLVSRYWHDAFIQMDDFKNEGMAASGTWPFQVNLLQGDKVPVASVIPQEGATGWADTTMMHVDAANPTCAYLWMEHSLASNLQSDLSVWFGANPSVPAACTDGRGMQTAEGCTKNGLDDFDKIRFWTTPVANCSQGAGTCVPYYRWVSDYIGVIGGR, via the coding sequence ATGACGTCCACACTGACCACCCTGCTTGCCACCGCCCTTGCCGTGACCCCCGCCGCCGCGCAGATCGCCGCGCTGGGGACGCCCGAGGGGCAGGTCAACATCGTTGCCTGGCCGGGCTACATCGAGCGCGGCGAGACGATGAAGGAATTCGACTGGGTGACGAAGTTCGAGGAAGCCTCGGGCTGCAAGGTCAATGTCAAGACGGCGAACACCTCGGACGAGATGGTCGCGCTGATGAACGAGGGCGGTTTCGACCTGGTGACGGCCAGCGGCGACGCCAGCCTGCGGCTGGTGGCGGGCAAGCGGGTCCAGCCGGTGAACACCGACCTCGTGCCGTCGTGGTCGACGGTGGACGACCGGCTGAAGTCGGCGCCCTGGCACACGGTCGACGGGGTGCATTACGGCGTGCCCTACATGTGGGGCCCGAACGTGCTGATGTACAACACCGAGGTGTTCAAGGATGCCCCGCCGACGTCCTGGAACGTCGTCTTCGAGGAGATGACGCTGCCCGACGGGCAGTCGAACAAGGGGCGCGTGCAGGCCTATGACGGCCCGATCCATATTGCCGACGCGGCGCAGTACCTGATGTTCCACAAGCCGGAACTGGGGATCACGAGCCCCTATGAGCTGAACGAGGATCAGTACAAGGCGGCGCTGGACCTGCTGCGGGTGCAGCGGACGCTGGTGTCGCGCTACTGGCACGACGCCTTCATCCAGATGGACGACTTCAAGAACGAGGGCATGGCGGCAAGCGGCACCTGGCCGTTCCAGGTGAACCTGCTGCAGGGCGACAAGGTGCCGGTGGCCAGCGTGATCCCGCAGGAGGGGGCGACAGGCTGGGCCGACACGACGATGATGCATGTGGATGCCGCGAACCCGACCTGTGCCTATCTGTGGATGGAGCATTCGCTGGCGTCGAACCTGCAATCGGACCTGTCGGTCTGGTTCGGGGCCAACCCCTCGGTTCCGGCCGCCTGCACCGACGGGCGCGGGATGCAGACCGCCGAGGGCTGCACGAAGAACGGGCTGGACGACTTCGACAAGATCCGGT